The window TCGTACGGCCACATGACCTACATCTTGCCCGTCTCTATCTGAAAGCTCAAACTGGGATTTTGCTGCCCAAAAAGCGAGCTCTGAGGTATTCTTATGATAGTCCAAATTAGCATCAAATTTTTGCTCAGGATTTTTTACTCCGACTATCATATCAAATCGATTGATCGACTGTTTTAGAGCCTCAGTTCTAGGCTCTGTGTCTGCATGGGCAATTGCAAAACGGTAATATACTTCTGGTGTATCCACCAATGCAGGTTCGAAAAGACTCCAATATCGATCGGGTTCTTTGTTCAACATTGCGGCACATTCCAAAGCGTCCTGTAATTGCTTTTCAGCCTCTTCATACCGAGATGCGAGTTCTTTCTCCTCTTCTTTTAATCTTACAATTTCTTGAGATGCATAGTCTGCCCCACCAAGTGCATATTTTGGCTCAATCCTTAGTAAGGTCTGTCTACGACGATTGTCATCAGGCCTTTCTTTTTGCCGATACCAAGAATGGACAGCTTCTTTAAGCATGAATGCGCTGGCTTTCATGCGACCATACAGTGGAACGCCATTTTTGCTTAGTATGTTGTCTGCTTGGCTCGATGACCACCCTTTAAAACCATCAGTGCCATAAAGCATAGAGAGCCCAAATCCGATATAAAATGGTACACCAGTTTGCAATGCACTTCGGGATGCTTCCAAACTGACACTACATTCAGTCGAAACCGTATTGACGACTATATTTAGAAGACCTCTCCTGTCTGCTTCTTCAGAAAGCCAACGAGTTCGATGTGGGGCGCTGTGAAGTATCATACGGGTGAGAAACCATATCCCATAGGCATTTGAGAAACCTATTGTATGATGTTGGTTAATCCAGTGTTTGGCTTCTCCCACCGTATCCCAGTTCAGTATACTGAGCGAGCTTCCGACAGTAATTTGGTCGAACACTTTGGTTGGTCTTTTTTGATGGACTGCCGCAAGGTCAAGAGCAGATTTCAATAGCTTTAGGCGCTTAAACTCAGGATATGAGGATTGAAAAATCGATTGCAGCCGGTGATAAATAAGGCGTTCATCTGCACGTGATCTAGCGACCAACTCTCCGAGGCCTAGCAAAATCGCTCCGTTCAAAAGCAGCGATGCTGATCGTGTTCGCAGTTTCAAGAAGAACGTCAGACGCTCACCGTCACATTTCCAAAATTGTTCATTTGTTGTCGGATGCAAAAGACCTTTTAGCTCAGCCTGAAATTGAAGTTTTTGATTGCATTCTTCTTTGCTATCAATCAACCACTTTACAGCCTCCTTTACGCCCAGTACCGCAAATGCACCATTTTTCGCAGTCGTCATCATGGCCACCTATAATCTACTTCAGAGTTGGTTGCCCCAGACACGTCCTCTCCTCTGGCGAGCCCATCGATATAAGGAAGTACTTGCTGTGTGGTTGGGGCATCAATTTTCGTTAAGCAAAATGGCCAATTTCCAGCCATTTTGTTTAAGCTATTTGACATCAAGTAGATCTCTCGTTGCCCATCATGAGTAGATAGGCACAGATAACGATCATGAAAAGCTTGTTTATTTCCGTCAGTCATATTTACGACATTAAGGTTCCTACAGCACCTCGGTACACCACGGTCTCTTAGTTCCATCAAGGCTTGGTCAAGATCTTCGACCAGTCGATTGGTCTTGCGATTTGTCTCGGGGTCAGTTGAGCAAAGGCTTGTTACAATAGTGAGTTTTACGTCAACACTCTCCAGCCTAGTAATAACTCGCTTGAGTGTATCGATTCCAAAGAAGGGATCTACGATGATGGCAGATTTAACCTGCCCACCGTCTAGGAGTTTGTTTAGATGTCGGATTACACCTACCTCCTCAGTAACACCCTTTGGAAACCAGCGATCGTATTCTGAACTTGGAAATAACCGATCTACCAGTGTCGAGTTTCTCAACCTATGTGTTTCATATTCTGTAACATTGACGCCGACCATTGAGCGCTGTGTTGACCGTGGTTTTACAATAGAAGCCTGCTCCCCAACTTCTCGACTAACTCCCTGGGCTGATCTCGTTAAGGTATCGTCAATTTGTAGCGTGCCCTGCATTGGGGACATGTTGAACGGAATTCGCGTTATAAGAGGATGTTCGTCTAACTGCACAAGCGAGCCTTGATCATCAAAAACCGACATAGAATATCTGTCGAATGGTAAGGCAGTAAATTCTTCTTGACGGCTTGAAGAAAGCTTAAGCAGTTTTGAGTACACAAGATCATCACCAAGCTTCAATTGAACATGTACATTCAACTGTTCGTTAAATTTACCAAGTTTGATCAGATTGAACTTATCTGGGTAGTTCTTGAAATCGTGATCTTCAACATGACCAGCTTTGAATCCTAAAAGTGGTTTTGGAAGATCAGCTCTGAGGTCTTGGAAAATTTCTAAGGTGCCCAATTTAGCTGGTGCATATCGAAATTTAATACCTAGTTCTTGTTCAAGCAGTTCAAATGTTTCAAGCCACCGTTCATCCGAAAGTTCTGGGAAGTTGACTGATAGGTAGGTTTCTACGGGTACAGAATTTTTACCAAATCCGTCATCCAATCTATATCCACCTTTGCTTAGATCAACACAAGGCCCTCCATATTGCGTGAGATCTAGTACCGAACTGTCGACTAATACTTGTTTTGTATCCAGCGCTTCTGCTGAATCAAGCAACGCTTGAAACACCGTCAGATTACCGTCCATGAGCTTCGATTTTCTACTAATGTCAACAGCTAATTTGGACCAAAACTCTGCGTTGAAAACCAAGCAGCCATAGACAATTTGATCTTTGCTGGTTGTGGCTATCCATAGCCAATGTTTGGCATTATTCATCGTCATTGGTGTTTTCGAATCAATCAAAAAGGGATTTTTCTATATATACACCAGCGTCTTCTGCCAGTTCAAAATTTGTTGGTTGATTTCAAAAACAATAGCCCGTGTATTTTTTTGGTCGAGTGTCTGCTAATGCCATGCCCAAGTTAGCTGCTCGCATCTGCAACAGAGGTCAGTTCTCCGCCCAATCTGGACTTTTAAGTAACTCAGGTCCTTTAAGAGACCTTGTTTCTTGGCGTCATGACATCCTGACGAACGTCATGATCATCTTTCAATGAAACGAGCTGTAATTTTGGCGACCTGAGACCGGGCTGGGGCAGGGCAGATCTGCATAGACCCTTTCAGTCATACCAAGATGGGCATGTAAGATTTCGCTTCGCGCGAAAGCATGAGTTAACGGCTGATATTGTTATCAGCCATGAGTTATCTTCGGTGATCGAAGATTTGATAAGATATCAAGTGCTGATTTCTTCAGTGAAACTGGGATGTTGGTGGCGTCAAAGTTGCGGTTCTGTCGAAAAAATCGACATGACTGGGATCCATCAGCAGTGATAGGCTGATTTTTTGGTCATGATCCTCTCAACATAGCGATTATTTGCTTTCCCGGATTTGCTGACCATCACGTAATTGTCAGAGGCTTACCTGACATCAATCTGATGTCACGGATGCTTGTCATGATAAGCTTGAACATTTGCTAGGTCCGCTTCGATTTCTATCTTAACCGTCATGATGTTTTGAGGGCGTGACGGGGGAAGTCATCACGTCTCTTATAATGATCATGACAGATCAGTCGATCATTGTGATACTTTGGTTCTTTCTTTTAGCGTTTGATTTTATTGATTTATTTTGTCATTTGCGCTCTGCTTGTTATAGGCGAGCAGGCTGGCTGGACGAGCCGTCACAGATGATCTGATGGAGTGAGTTTCACTTTCAGGTGTGGCGTTTTGCATATCATGACATCAGTGATTTTGGATCACAGGAGAGGCAATCACTTCTCTTCAGGTATTTTGAAATCTGAGTGGCTCTCAGAGGATGTGCGCTTTGCATCTTGACCCTTCCAAATCATATTTCAGAAAAATAGCTCCTCATTTTTTGTTTCCCTGAAATTTTTCCTAGTTCCTTTAAAGAGCGTGTTGGCACTTAGAGGGATTGGTTTGCTTAGCAAACCATCAAATTCTGGAATTGCTTTTGATCCATTTCTTTCCATGTGCTTGCGCGTTCTTCCTACGGACAGAAAATGTCTGATTTTTAATTGATAAAAGGAAGATACTTAGATGAACAAAATTGATCCATCCGAGCCGAATACCACAAATCCAAACGGTAATGTTGGAACATATTGCGGTGTTACAGTCACTTGGGCGCAAGTTAATAAGGCGCTGGAGTTGCTCTCATCCTATTTTAGCAGAAAAGAGTTTGAAGATGCCTTGGCTCAAGTCGGAGTAGCTAAAAGCCAGGTAAGAGATTTTATCCGCGGGCTGTCACAGTCTTTGACCCAGAAAGGTGTGCTAAAATTCGATCATGATGAAAAGGTATGGATGAAGCTTCCGCAATCAGAAACGACGCAATCTGATCAAGACGGAGCATCTGGACCTGAGACAATAGCGCTATCCAATAATGCTTTCGCAACACTGTCAGTATGTAGCAACCCATTCCATTGGTTTTCACGGCTGGTCACGTCCATTACTTGGTTGGTTCTTATAAGCTTTAATGCCCGCTTTGGCTTGGCACTGGGCGGACAGGATATCTATATCCAATCGATGGTCGTTGTTTTTTTTATTGCCCTCGATTTGGGGCGTGCCATGTTAGTTGCAAGCTTTTCGCGCTTCTTAAGAGATGGCAAATTGCTTATCGCAAGTTTTTGCTGTGTGAGTGTCCTGATGTTGATGCCGGTCTCACTCATTTCGACAACGACATTGTTTTCATCCAGCTTGATGGAGGCCCAAGATGTCAATGACAGAAGAGAAAGAGATCAGGAAATCGTTGATGGGTATAGGGCTGCCTATCAACGTTATCAGGAGGAAATTGCGGAGCTTCACAAAGCTTGGAAGGCGGAATGTCAAAATGAGAAGTGCGGCCCAAAAGCAGAGCAGATACGAGCTCAAAAAATGGAAGTGATAAAGCAAGCCGAAGGTCTTCGGCAGAAAATGGCTGATGATAGCGAGCATTTCAGAGCTATCGGTCCCTCAGAAGTGCCACTGATTGCAAGAATTGCGTCCACGCTGGAGAAACTAAAATCGCCATTCAACGATATCAAAATATGGCTTCCGCTCTTTTTTGCTATTTGCTTTGAAGTGCTGGCCTTTTCGACAATCGCAATTACTACCCGGATTGATAAAAGACTAGGATCAACTGAAGCTGCCTAATGTTGTTGCTGCGAGCCAGAAATATCTGTTGTCAACTTGCTGGGAACAGAGCCTGTCCAATGATGCAAGTTCTGATTTGGATTCAGAAATTGCCTCACGGAATTCATCTGTCTCGCGAGCGATATAAACAAGAGCCAATCGTGCTTTGCCAATTGCCTCTGTTGTCATCTTTTCAGATGAATGAGATCGCTATGGTGGCTGTCCTTTTTCTGATCAGATTTTTGATTGATTGCTTGATGGTGCATGGGAATGATCCTGTTTTTCTTGAATGGATGTTGTCAGAGGGCAGGGAGAATTCGCCAACTAAGATCGATGAGTGATCTGATGGATTATCAAGCTGCCCTCATAAACAGGGCAGATAGAAAATTCACTCAGCTTGCCTCATCTCGCGTCAGATGTTTTTCTCTGAGCATCTCCTCATAATCGGTCAGATGATGACGAATATGATTATGAACGACGATTGAGATGGCGCGGGTGAGAGAAGTTTTTCTGGTCCAATTTCTCTCAGTCATTTTTTCCAAAATCAGCTGTCGATGCTCTGATGGGCAATAAGGGAAATGGTTGAGCAAGGCTTGCTCAATTTGCCGGAGTTGAAACTTTTTGAAACGCTGTTTTTGTCGCGGCTGCTGTCGGGTCATGGGAAAAATCTCCAAGTCAAAAATGAAAAAACAAACGGCGTCCAAATCTCCAATCTGGATTTTGAAATCAAAATTTCTGATCGAGTTTTTTTCTGGATGCGTTGCCAAACCTCCCGATCGATTTCTCAAAAAACAGAGTTGCGAGAGGCGTCACCAAGCAGGCTTGTCGCAAATCTGTTGTGTGAAAATCTGCATCAAGTTGATGCGGTTTTGCCATCAAAGATCGGTAGAGATTTTTTTCAAACTGGTGAGGTGTAGAGAGGCATGTGCAATGGCGCTTATCCAAGCGCACAGGCGCTCTGGGGACATGCAGAATGGATCCCCAACAGGCAGAAAAGAGTGCAGAGAAAAACCGTCGAGGGCTTGTCTTTGCTCCGCTGGAAAGCGCCAAAGTGTGCAGAGATGTGGCGAACCATTCTTTGCTCAGGTGTCCAGAGGGAATGAAATCCCTTTGGTCTGGCTGAAGGCTCCTGGAGGGCTTGGGAGGATGGAATGCCTCCTGAGCGGCGCCTGCGCCGCCGGGGTCTTGGGGTTGCCCTGAGCGAGCTGCAAGTGAAAACATACGCCAGTAGGTTGTCACTTGCTTAGTGAGTAAGTATCTGACGATACCCCTCCAGTTGTCAGAAGTTGGCTAAGAAATATATTTTGGGGCTTTTGAAAACGAACCCATTTCCCCCTCCAGGAAAATTCTTGGAGAAATTGAAATGGCTCATCCCGTTGTTGTGCGTTGCGAAGAAATGTGGCCAGCAGATATTGCTGGCATGATCTCTCATGGCAAAAGAAAAGGCGGGGATCTTGATCATTGTGATCAAGGCCGTCTTGATGACACACAATGGCTCATCGGTGGATATGATTTTGCCAAAACGATCCATGAGGAGATCGCGACTTATAGCGAAGAAAATCTGGAAGAAGAGCTGCTGGCTCTGGAAAAGATTCACCGTAAAAGTGATATGAAAAAGCGACTGAAAGATGGTCTGAAAGATCCATTTCGCGATTCAAAGCAAGGCCCCTTGCGTGAGGTCATCCTGACAGCTAATGGGTCTTATTTTGCAGCGGATAATGATGATCCCGATCCGTATCTTGCTCATACCACCACCAAAGAAGGTGACCGACAAACAGTTCGGCTTTGCCGGAAGAAGATTGCTGCATTCAAAGAAGCTGGTCTCGAATTTTTTGGGACATATTTTCCAGAACAGGTTCGTCATTTGCGTCTGGATATGGATGAGGAGGTGCCTCACTTCCATGCATTGGTTTTGGTAACAAAAGTCCGGGTTTCTAAAAGACGCGGCAAGCAAACCATGATCACACCAAGCGCCAATCCGCTGTTCCAGTCCTATGAACTTTTACAAGATAAGGCTGGAGAATTTTTCTCCAGCATCGGGCTTGAGCGTGGTCAGCGCAGTGCTGAAGAACGTCGCAAAGCAAAAGAATTTGACCTGCCAGTTCCGGAAAAGCGCGAGCATGTCGCTCCCCAAGACCATCGCGCAGCGCGAGCGGAAGATCTTCGAAAACGTGAAGAAGTGGCCAAGGAAACTGAGGCAGGCTATCTACAGCGTTGGCTGGAAATAGACAGGTATAAAGAGGAGGCGAAACGTGAAGCCGAAACAATATTATCAGATAGTCGTTTAGAAGCTGACAGAATTATAAGGGTTGCAGAAAAGAAGAAAACTGAAGCTGAGGAGCGCTATGCAGAAGTGGAGCAAATCAGAAAAGAGCAGGAAAAGGAGATGGATCGCTATGAGGTAGCTTTTGAAAAGGGGATAGACGCCGTTGATGACGGCAAAATAATATATCGGCCTGCCAGTAAAACAAATAAAAAAGATGGTCTGAATTATGGCCCCAATGCACCTCAGGATGCAGCGGAGCGCGAAGCTTTTGCTGCTCCGATAAGGCGTGCATCTGATGTCATTAAAAAATATGCCCGCAGGATCTGGAATTCTGACCTAGCACAATGTGAGCGTGCTATTCAGGCGGATCCGTCACTGGTGGATGTTTCAGTTTCCTACGATCCCGACAAAACGGATTCTTCTGACGAAATTGTTCAGGTTGAACTTAAAGGCGTGGATCGGCTTCCTCGCTCAGTCGCTGCGATATTGAGAAGAATTGCCAAGGGTGCTGCCAAGAGGATCGGCAATCATATTGGCGCGTTGATTGACCGTAAGGCTGATGAAAAGGCTAGGGTTGCCATAGCTGAAGCGAATAAAGCAAAGGCAGAAGCTGAGAAGTTAAAAGAGAGGGCGCAGGAGGAGAAAGACAATTTCAATGCTGTTTTTGACGAGATAAAAGAAATTCGAAACTTTGCACAAGATTATCTAAATAAAGGTGTCTATGAGCAAATTCAGAACGGATCAGTCACTAAGGTCGCAAGATTGAAAATGGCGTTGGAAGCGAAGGGGTTGGCGGAGAAAACTGGATCGAATATTGATATTCGAGCGCCTGAGAGCAAAAGGTCAAGTCCACGAGAGCGTTAAAATGTAGAAGTTCAGACCGATCTGATAAATCACCGCCGTTATAACGGCAGCTGTTAGAGCAGGTCTGAATTTCTACAACTTATTAGGTCGTAACCTGAATGACACAAGATGTTAATAACTAGCTGTATGAAAATTTGGCGATTTACCGCTCTTCACAAATTGATAAAATACTTTGATATTAATATTCCTTGAGTAGTATCCATTATGAAGAATTTATCTTCTTTCATTTTTGCAATCATTTTCCTCTCTACTATGAACGTCTATGCACAAGAAAATTTTTGTAGAGAAGAAGTGAATCCTATTTCGTCGAGCGACCTAGCATACAAAAAACGAGGTGATCGCTGTGAGGGGTTATTTTTACAGCAAGTTTCAGCTACAGGAATGCGCATTGCGGCTTATCACAAACATCCTGCCTCCTATGATGAAACATCATTAGCCTTAAATATTTCATCTGGAACTGAAAATTCTTCTAAGGCATTAACAGTGACTTCTTTGCGTCCAAAACAATTTTATAGGATGGACACAAGATTTTCCGGTAACAACTATTCATTACCTTTGGATGTGGTGCGCCACCCTGATGTCAATGTGACTCCTTCTGACTTCGCTGCTGTTGTATGTAAGGAAAATTGTGACGCTTCCATCCCAACGTTAACGCCAGCTTCCTTTGGAAGAGGGGATGTGTTTAATCCATACATAGCATTGGTAGCTAACCTTGAATTGTTTGAGCTACGGATATCGATAAAAGCCGATAATACCGGAAAGGTCTTATTTGATAAGGAAATGCTCGGCAAGCGAACTTGGCCAGCAAGCCGACCTGCAACTTTTCCTTTAAAACCATATTTTAAAAGTCATGAAAGTATCACCATAGAGGTTATTGCTGTCGGAAGAGGCCGTAAACAAATTGATAGCATAAGTGCTCGTTTGGAATATGAATGAACAAGTTTAGAAGTGGCGTCATTACGCTTAGGCTCTTCTTGCGTAGATCTTATAGAAGATTCAAAATTGCCCTGACGTGGCGTGTATATGCGGTGATCATATTTGTTTCTCTGTCACTTTTCTGCGCTTCTGTCATCGCTTTGGAACTTCTACCAAGTCATTGGCTCATAAATACAACTTTTGTCGCCACACTCGAAACACAGAACTTGACTTTTAGGAATGGGAAACAGAATTCCAGCATCTCAGGGATTTCAGGATCAAGCATAGCTTTGCGTGAGATTAATGCATACTCTCCAGATCAAGCGTTAGAGGTCGGCGACCTCACTCAATTAACTGATGTTCAAGGAACCGAAAGTCCAAGATCCAAAGTATTTTCGAAAGCATCGGAAGACAGCCACTTGGAGCTTGATAGTTTCCTAATTCCTGCCGAACTGGCGATGGAGATTTCAACTTCTGGACAAAACAAATACATCTCCTTGCAAATTGTCGGCGATGACCAAAGTGTTGCCTCTGAAACAACAATAGTTTGGTATGGGGATATTACTCTAGATTCAGTTCCAATTTCAAAGGATATTGGCAGTGATAGGTGGAAGGCAATTTCACCACTAATTGAAATTCAAAAGCCGGAAATAGATGGCCTAATCTATAGTCCAATACCTGTGACCGCCCTTTCTACCGAGCGATTGCGGCTAAGTGGATCAAATCAAATAGCTACCAGCTCCTTGCTGGAAGGTGAAATTCAATTTTATCTGAACTTCCCATTTGGAAGTTACCCCACTGAGCCAACCACATTGCGGAGTGGTGAGTTCACGCAGTTCAATGATTTAGAAGCCCAGATCACAAACTTAGAGCTGACTGAGACAGGAATTAGGTTCCTTTTGGTAGGGAAGGCTAATGCTGTAAAAACGGGATTTTTAAATAATCGCAGAAATATAACTCCAAGTATGCTTGATGGATTTCGATCAATCGAAAGTTTAGTGATTATAATGTCATCTCTTTTTGCGCTGTTGCTCGCTGTTCTAAGCGCAATAAGTTTGGGTAGAGAAAGTGAAAGGTGACAAAATATGCAAATGCTAACGAGATTAATCAGCATAATGATATGTTTTATCATCGGATTATCAGTCGCAATAGCTCAGGAAGTAGCGGAAAGCAAAAACGAACTAATATCAGCAAAACAGTTGGTTGTGATGATCGACGGTCGATTTCCAACAACTGACAAACTCACAGAAGGTGCAGGAATTGTTGTCGGTCGCAAAGGCGGACTTGTGTATATTGCAACTGCTGGTCATGTTGTGCAGGGGCTAACCGAAGCGGCAGTAGATATAAAAGTTCAATTTCAAGACCGACCTGGCGAAGAGATAGATGCGACGCTTTGGCCGTCAAATTTAGATAAGGGCATCGACCTAGCAATTTTAGTCGTTCCAGAGAGCAGAGCACCAGCTTCCATAACATCGCTTAATGAGTTTTCCGCAGCCCGTATCTCTCAAGAGGTGAAAGCTGGTGAGGGAGCCTATCTTTTTGGGCAACCAAGTGGACGAGTTTGGAGCGGAAACAAAAGCCCGGAAAAAGTTGTTTCATCAACTTTGACCTCTATAGAAGTTGAGTCAAAATCTGTTGTTCCCGGTATGTCAGGCGGCGCAACTTTTGATGAAGGCTTGCGAATATTTGGGCTTATTGTTGAAGCAGATAATGGCCTTGCCCGTGTTGTTCCGTTGAGGCTCCTAAAGGAAACCCTTGAGCAAGCCGGTTATCCATTTGATCTAACTGACGGACATGCTTATGGAATAGGGTTTCT is drawn from Cohaesibacter gelatinilyticus and contains these coding sequences:
- a CDS encoding VPA1262 family N-terminal domain-containing protein, whose amino-acid sequence is MTMNNAKHWLWIATTSKDQIVYGCLVFNAEFWSKLAVDISRKSKLMDGNLTVFQALLDSAEALDTKQVLVDSSVLDLTQYGGPCVDLSKGGYRLDDGFGKNSVPVETYLSVNFPELSDERWLETFELLEQELGIKFRYAPAKLGTLEIFQDLRADLPKPLLGFKAGHVEDHDFKNYPDKFNLIKLGKFNEQLNVHVQLKLGDDLVYSKLLKLSSSRQEEFTALPFDRYSMSVFDDQGSLVQLDEHPLITRIPFNMSPMQGTLQIDDTLTRSAQGVSREVGEQASIVKPRSTQRSMVGVNVTEYETHRLRNSTLVDRLFPSSEYDRWFPKGVTEEVGVIRHLNKLLDGGQVKSAIIVDPFFGIDTLKRVITRLESVDVKLTIVTSLCSTDPETNRKTNRLVEDLDQALMELRDRGVPRCCRNLNVVNMTDGNKQAFHDRYLCLSTHDGQREIYLMSNSLNKMAGNWPFCLTKIDAPTTQQVLPYIDGLARGEDVSGATNSEVDYRWP
- a CDS encoding DUF2293 domain-containing protein — translated: MTRQQPRQKQRFKKFQLRQIEQALLNHFPYCPSEHRQLILEKMTERNWTRKTSLTRAISIVVHNHIRHHLTDYEEMLREKHLTRDEAS